Proteins encoded by one window of Companilactobacillus ginsenosidimutans:
- the yqeH gene encoding ribosome biogenesis GTPase YqeH has protein sequence MTETEEVLNCIGCGAQIQTEDKDAPGYVQPSTLKKYLEDDSKELLCKRCFRLRNYNEITDVNIDDDEFLKLLDSISSKKGLIVNVIDIFDYEGSVIPGLQRFVGDKNILVVGNKLDLLPHSVNQNKLLNWIQQKSKENGIKSVDQIMVSAEKGTNIDKLMELIEKYRHGQDVYVVGTTNTGKSTLINKIISENSDIKDLITTSRFPGTTLDRIDIPLDDGHFLIDTPGIIHKYQLAHYLNEQELKAVTPKKQLHPSTFQLRDGQTIFVAGLARFDFLDEKSNVIFYVNQGLLLHRTKTINADEFYQKHLGELLNPPYDVTEFPKLKKEEFTSHQKSDIVIYGLGWVTIPANCKVRVFVPEGVSVSIRDAII, from the coding sequence ATGACAGAAACTGAAGAAGTATTAAATTGCATTGGCTGTGGTGCTCAAATTCAAACAGAGGATAAAGACGCCCCTGGCTATGTGCAACCATCTACGTTGAAAAAATATTTAGAAGATGATTCTAAAGAACTTTTGTGTAAACGTTGCTTCAGATTGAGAAATTATAATGAAATCACCGATGTTAATATTGATGATGACGAATTTTTAAAATTATTGGATTCAATCTCATCCAAAAAAGGTCTAATTGTCAATGTAATTGATATTTTTGATTACGAAGGTAGTGTTATCCCTGGATTACAGCGTTTTGTTGGGGATAAGAACATCTTAGTTGTTGGTAATAAACTCGATTTATTGCCACATTCAGTTAATCAGAATAAACTATTAAATTGGATACAACAAAAAAGTAAAGAAAATGGGATTAAGTCCGTTGATCAAATCATGGTTTCTGCCGAAAAGGGAACTAATATTGATAAATTAATGGAATTAATCGAAAAATATCGACATGGACAAGATGTATACGTTGTTGGAACAACAAACACAGGTAAATCAACTTTGATCAACAAGATTATTAGTGAAAACTCTGATATTAAGGATTTAATCACTACATCGCGTTTTCCAGGAACAACTTTAGACAGAATTGATATACCTTTGGATGATGGTCATTTCTTGATAGATACACCAGGTATTATTCACAAGTATCAATTGGCGCATTATTTAAATGAACAAGAACTCAAAGCAGTTACACCTAAGAAGCAATTACATCCTTCAACTTTCCAACTTCGAGATGGTCAGACTATCTTTGTTGCTGGACTAGCTAGATTCGATTTCTTAGATGAGAAATCAAATGTTATTTTTTATGTCAATCAAGGATTATTGTTACATCGTACTAAGACTATTAATGCAGATGAATTTTATCAAAAGCATTTAGGTGAATTATTGAATCCGCCATATGATGTGACTGAATTTCCTAAGTTGAAAAAAGAAGAATTCACTTCTCATCAGAAATCAGATATCGTAATTTATGGATTAGGTTGGGTTACTATCCCCGCCAACTGTAAAGTTCGAGTATTTGTACCAGAAGGTGTTAGTGTATCAATTAGAGACGCCATTATTTAA
- a CDS encoding YqeG family HAD IIIA-type phosphatase has product MFKPNVMLNKITDIDADDLIKENITTIMTDLDNTILPWNSSEYSLSLRKWLNIMKMANIEVLVVSNNSYKRIEKAVDDLNIGIVARAKKPLPFEIIKFLKENNLRKEEVLFVGDQVLTDVLAGSLSGVKTVLVKPIVDTDAKKTRVNRFFERPILKYLQSRDKNLYWKDSLHDRN; this is encoded by the coding sequence ATGTTTAAACCAAATGTTATGTTAAATAAAATTACTGACATCGATGCCGATGACTTAATCAAGGAAAATATAACTACTATTATGACAGATCTTGATAACACGATTTTGCCATGGAATAGTAGTGAATATAGCTTGTCATTGAGAAAATGGCTTAATATAATGAAAATGGCAAATATTGAGGTTCTAGTTGTTTCTAATAATAGTTACAAACGAATTGAAAAAGCTGTTGATGATTTAAATATTGGAATAGTGGCTCGGGCTAAAAAGCCACTTCCATTTGAGATAATTAAGTTTTTAAAAGAAAATAATCTTCGTAAAGAGGAAGTATTGTTTGTAGGCGATCAAGTTTTGACGGATGTCTTAGCTGGATCATTGTCGGGCGTAAAAACTGTGTTGGTTAAACCAATTGTAGATACAGATGCTAAGAAGACTCGAGTTAATAGATTTTTTGAACGACCAATTTTAAAATATTTGCAATCACGAGATAAAAATTTGTATTGGAAGGATTCATTACATGACAGAAACTGA
- a CDS encoding YceD family protein codes for MLNWDVQEVRKYKDKPFDFKETLDLQDELKTRYPDIIESKAVEVNGNLFNDRGLVISDVKVSTKLTVPSTRSLQPVDLNLQFRINEAYNIDGIDTEEINEYAIIIPIDEENTTINVYESVIDNILLNIPTQVLTEKEKKDDVMPSGKDWTVISEDEFKKKNEEEHVNPEFAKLKNLFKE; via the coding sequence ATGCTTAACTGGGATGTTCAAGAAGTACGAAAGTACAAGGATAAACCCTTTGATTTTAAAGAAACACTTGATTTACAGGATGAATTGAAAACGAGATATCCAGATATTATTGAATCAAAAGCTGTTGAAGTAAATGGTAATTTATTCAATGATCGAGGTTTGGTTATTTCAGATGTTAAAGTAAGTACAAAGCTCACTGTTCCTTCAACTCGCAGTTTACAACCAGTTGATTTGAACTTACAGTTTAGAATTAATGAAGCATACAACATTGATGGTATAGATACAGAAGAAATTAATGAATATGCGATTATTATTCCGATTGATGAAGAAAATACTACAATTAACGTCTATGAGTCTGTTATTGATAACATACTATTAAACATTCCTACTCAAGTTTTGACTGAAAAAGAGAAAAAAGACGATGTAATGCCATCTGGAAAAGATTGGACTGTTATATCAGAAGATGAGTTTAAAAAGAAGAATGAAGAGGAGCATGTTAACCCTGAATTTGCCAAATTGAAGAATTTGTTCAAAGAATAG
- a CDS encoding nucleotidyltransferase family protein, with translation MTKVFGFVAEFNPFHNGHKIFIDEIRKKYHPDVLIAIMSGNYVQRGDFAVLDKWKRSAIAVDMGVDLVVELPFYGAVQPANIFAETSIELLHHLGVTDLVFGTEERIDMNMLSHQLIADKIEFKQNFNQSYADNLNQELESQGISLREKPNKLLGVQYITSIISRSYMIDVHQIIRNPSRFSATYIRKNIGSENGLSIDKLVPEKTLLSLMNTPILTWNDFYFFLRYKILTNSTNDLQLVYQMVEGLEYKIKKEMPTSKTFDEFLMSVKSKRYTLARLRRLAMYTLMNVNDKEITDSQADLYIHVLAFNITGQRYLNKYKKNIEIPLITKVGKTESDLMKIELKADAVRKLVNGQEQNFGVIPYIKGDN, from the coding sequence ATGACGAAAGTTTTTGGATTTGTTGCGGAGTTCAATCCATTTCATAATGGACACAAAATATTTATTGATGAAATCAGAAAAAAATATCACCCTGATGTATTAATTGCCATTATGTCTGGTAATTATGTTCAGCGGGGTGATTTTGCTGTTTTGGATAAGTGGAAAAGATCAGCTATAGCTGTTGATATGGGTGTAGATCTCGTCGTTGAATTACCGTTTTATGGTGCTGTTCAACCTGCAAATATCTTTGCTGAGACATCAATCGAATTATTGCATCATTTGGGTGTGACTGATTTAGTTTTTGGAACTGAAGAACGGATAGATATGAACATGCTATCTCACCAGTTGATTGCAGATAAAATTGAATTTAAACAAAACTTTAATCAATCATACGCCGATAATTTGAATCAAGAGTTGGAGTCTCAAGGTATTTCTTTGAGAGAAAAGCCTAATAAATTATTGGGTGTGCAGTATATAACGTCAATCATAAGCCGTTCATATATGATTGATGTTCATCAAATAATACGAAATCCGTCAAGATTTAGTGCAACTTATATACGGAAAAATATTGGTTCAGAAAATGGTTTATCAATAGATAAATTAGTTCCAGAAAAGACTCTTTTATCTTTGATGAACACGCCAATATTAACTTGGAATGATTTTTATTTTTTTTTGAGATATAAAATTTTGACGAACTCTACTAATGATTTACAATTAGTGTATCAAATGGTGGAGGGACTAGAATATAAGATCAAGAAGGAAATGCCGACTTCGAAAACTTTTGATGAATTTTTGATGTCAGTGAAATCAAAGCGATACACATTGGCCAGACTTAGACGATTGGCAATGTACACATTGATGAATGTTAATGATAAAGAAATAACTGATTCACAAGCCGATTTATATATCCATGTGTTAGCATTCAATATTACTGGTCAGCGATATTTGAACAAATATAAAAAGAATATAGAAATTCCATTAATTACTAAGGTCGGGAAAACTGAATCGGATTTGATGAAAATTGAATTGAAAGCCGATGCAGTTCGAAAATTAGTTAATGGACAAGAACAAAATTTTGGAGTAATTCCTTATATTAAGGGGGACAACTAA
- the yqeK gene encoding bis(5'-nucleosyl)-tetraphosphatase (symmetrical) YqeK, which translates to MTEFNYDTIVPGFDRDAVVSNMKQQLSDFRYSHCLRVEKGARGLAAENNIDVERAGLAGLLHDYAKERPDDEFIGVIKEKNLNKDLLKYNNAIWHGIVGAEIIKDELHVYDEDVLNAIRRHTVGSIKMTGVDKCVFIADFIEPARDFPGIDEARKYAEQSLNSGVAFELKHSIAHLIDKNRQIYPATFESYNYWINKGEL; encoded by the coding sequence ATGACGGAATTTAACTACGATACTATTGTGCCAGGGTTTGACCGTGATGCCGTGGTTAGTAATATGAAACAACAACTTAGTGACTTCAGGTATAGTCATTGTTTAAGAGTGGAAAAAGGAGCTAGGGGATTAGCAGCTGAAAACAACATCGATGTTGAACGCGCGGGCCTTGCTGGACTTTTACACGACTATGCTAAGGAACGACCTGATGATGAATTCATTGGCGTAATTAAGGAAAAGAATCTCAATAAAGATTTGTTGAAGTATAACAATGCAATCTGGCATGGAATTGTTGGAGCTGAGATTATCAAAGATGAATTACATGTGTATGATGAGGACGTTTTAAATGCCATTAGAAGACACACAGTTGGTTCTATCAAGATGACAGGTGTCGACAAGTGCGTATTCATCGCTGACTTTATTGAGCCAGCTAGAGATTTTCCTGGAATTGATGAAGCTCGGAAATATGCAGAACAATCATTGAACTCAGGTGTCGCATTTGAATTGAAACATTCAATTGCACATTTGATTGACAAAAACAGACAGATTTACCCAGCAACATTTGAAAGTTATAATTACTGGATAAATAAGGGAGAATTGTAA
- a CDS encoding nicotinate-nucleotide adenylyltransferase, whose protein sequence is MRTKKQILTKVKAEIRSSRPKRHVGILGGTFNPVHTGHLVIAEQVFQQLHLNKILFLPDKIPPHRGVEKARPISSDDRIKMIKLAIEDNMHFDLDLTDVNRGGVSYTYETIKILKECNPDTEYYFIIGGDMVENLPKWAHIDELMQMVHFVGVCRKGFEKSSKYPILWVNTPELEISSSMIRESVRTGRSVKYLVPDSVESYIKDKRLYQ, encoded by the coding sequence ATGAGAACAAAAAAACAAATTTTGACCAAAGTAAAAGCAGAAATACGTTCGAGCCGGCCCAAACGCCATGTAGGTATTTTGGGTGGGACTTTTAATCCTGTTCACACAGGACATTTAGTAATTGCTGAACAAGTTTTTCAGCAACTACATTTGAACAAAATTTTATTTTTACCGGATAAAATTCCGCCTCACCGCGGAGTTGAAAAAGCTCGACCTATTAGTAGTGATGATCGAATCAAGATGATTAAGCTGGCAATTGAAGACAACATGCATTTTGATTTGGATTTAACTGATGTTAATCGTGGTGGTGTCAGTTATACTTATGAGACAATCAAGATTCTCAAAGAATGTAATCCGGACACTGAATACTACTTTATAATAGGTGGAGATATGGTTGAGAATTTGCCAAAATGGGCTCATATCGATGAATTAATGCAGATGGTTCACTTTGTTGGAGTATGTCGAAAGGGTTTTGAAAAAAGCTCCAAGTACCCTATACTTTGGGTAAATACTCCTGAATTAGAAATAAGTTCAAGTATGATTCGAGAATCTGTTAGAACTGGACGCTCAGTAAAATATCTAGTTCCCGACAGTGTCGAAAGTTATATTAAGGATAAGAGGCTTTATCAATGA
- a CDS encoding sensor histidine kinase — protein sequence MRISIRFKWTFFISIIILAAYLIVAYVAYNTVDNVASATVTHDFFIKLVWIGIIVVLAGIVISFFASTAVLRYLKVVNNTIDDLNKKPDSDSRIKVRKSNDELYDLTVNINKMLDRMQAYTNQQKEFVEDVSHELRTPVAVLEGHLSMLQRWGKDDPEVLADSITSSLQELKRMQSLIQEMLDLTRVEQIDSEYLEQETEVEPLFTQVYNDFKMLHPDFAVNFDDDIEPGSKVKIYRNHLEQVLVILLDNAFKYSGDRKEINLAASTNEALLEVVVQDYGVGIAKKDLKQVFNRFYRVDKARSRKRGGNGLGLSIAKRLIEIYQGTITVESVVGSGTVFRIELPIVNSELDKNMANKND from the coding sequence ATGAGAATCTCGATCAGATTCAAATGGACTTTCTTCATATCCATAATTATTCTTGCAGCGTATTTGATTGTTGCGTATGTTGCGTACAACACAGTTGATAATGTTGCGAGTGCTACGGTCACCCATGATTTTTTTATTAAATTGGTTTGGATTGGAATCATTGTTGTTCTGGCTGGTATTGTAATCAGCTTCTTTGCTTCAACGGCTGTATTGCGGTATTTGAAAGTCGTCAATAATACAATTGATGATTTGAATAAGAAACCTGATTCTGATTCACGTATTAAAGTTAGAAAAAGTAATGATGAATTATATGATTTAACGGTTAATATCAATAAGATGCTTGATAGAATGCAAGCTTATACCAATCAACAAAAAGAATTTGTTGAGGATGTCTCTCATGAATTGAGAACTCCAGTTGCTGTGCTTGAAGGACATTTAAGTATGCTACAACGATGGGGAAAAGATGATCCTGAAGTTTTGGCAGATTCCATAACATCATCACTACAAGAATTAAAACGTATGCAGTCGTTAATTCAAGAGATGCTGGATCTTACTCGTGTAGAGCAAATTGATAGTGAGTATTTGGAACAAGAAACAGAAGTTGAGCCACTATTTACCCAAGTTTATAATGACTTCAAAATGTTGCATCCTGATTTTGCTGTCAATTTTGATGATGATATTGAACCTGGTAGCAAAGTTAAAATTTATCGCAATCATTTAGAACAAGTATTGGTAATTTTGCTGGATAATGCATTCAAGTATTCAGGTGATAGAAAAGAAATTAATCTAGCTGCTTCGACTAATGAAGCACTGCTTGAAGTGGTTGTTCAAGACTATGGTGTAGGAATCGCTAAAAAGGACCTTAAACAAGTTTTCAACCGTTTTTACAGAGTTGATAAGGCTCGGTCGAGAAAACGCGGAGGAAATGGTCTAGGGCTTTCTATCGCCAAACGATTGATTGAAATCTATCAAGGTACGATAACAGTTGAAAGTGTAGTCGGTTCTGGAACTGTATTTAGAATTGAATTGCCAATTGTTAATTCGGAACTTGATAAAAATATGGCAAACAAAAATGACTAA
- a CDS encoding response regulator transcription factor, with protein MAKILVIEDEENMAKFVQLELQHENYEVKVATDGRTGLEAALNEDWDLILLDLMLPELNGIEVCRRVRQEKNTPIIMMTARDSIIDRVSGLDHGADDYIVKPFAIEELLARIRALLRRIDLDIDVTRNNDQVLKYKNLVIDKTTQTLKRNGEVIDLTRREYDLLSALMENVGTVLGRDDLLERVWGTGSSTETNVVDVYIKYLRNKIDRGGAPSYISTVRGKGYVMRR; from the coding sequence ATGGCTAAGATATTAGTTATTGAAGATGAAGAGAACATGGCCAAGTTTGTTCAACTTGAACTTCAACATGAGAATTATGAAGTAAAAGTTGCTACAGATGGACGTACAGGTCTTGAAGCAGCACTGAATGAAGATTGGGATTTGATTTTACTCGATCTTATGTTGCCTGAACTAAACGGTATCGAAGTATGCCGTCGAGTTCGACAAGAAAAAAATACACCCATCATCATGATGACTGCCAGAGATTCTATTATTGATAGAGTATCCGGCTTGGATCACGGTGCTGATGATTACATCGTAAAACCATTTGCAATTGAGGAGTTGCTTGCAAGAATCCGGGCTTTGCTCAGACGTATTGATTTGGATATCGATGTTACTAGAAATAATGATCAAGTTTTGAAGTATAAGAACTTAGTCATTGATAAAACAACACAAACATTAAAACGTAATGGTGAAGTTATTGATTTAACTAGAAGAGAATACGATCTACTCAGTGCCCTTATGGAAAACGTTGGCACTGTTTTAGGTCGTGACGACTTGCTCGAACGTGTTTGGGGAACAGGTTCAAGTACTGAAACAAACGTTGTTGACGTTTATATTAAGTACCTCAGAAATAAGATTGACCGTGGTGGAGCACCAAGTTACATTTCAACTGTTCGTGGAAAAGGTTATGTGATGAGACGATGA
- a CDS encoding YhbY family RNA-binding protein, which yields MIIRGKQNRYLRSQAATMKPVVQVGRDGISDNLLKQILQLLNKDELIKVSLLQNTLVDADQLTEALTELDGGVSLVQSIGSKVILYKKSSKIKNRKYSLELEKI from the coding sequence ATGATTATTAGAGGTAAACAAAACCGTTACTTAAGAAGCCAAGCAGCAACTATGAAACCCGTAGTGCAAGTTGGACGCGACGGAATTAGTGACAATCTTTTGAAACAAATTTTACAACTGTTGAACAAAGACGAGTTAATTAAAGTGTCCTTGCTTCAAAATACATTAGTTGATGCCGACCAATTAACAGAAGCGTTAACAGAATTGGACGGTGGAGTTTCACTTGTTCAATCAATTGGTTCAAAAGTGATTTTATATAAGAAATCATCAAAAATTAAAAATCGCAAATATTCTTTAGAACTTGAAAAAATTTAG
- a CDS encoding class I SAM-dependent DNA methyltransferase: MIYNSFARVYSELMDDSLYQEWANYVKSHAPSEAKNLLDVACGTGDLTILLANDFDVTGTDLSEEMLNIADEKAKEAKVNIPFEQSNMMDLYTFDNYDVITCFDDSICYLGDEDELYITFKQAFDHLNGGGKYLFDAHSLYQMDEVFPGYMFNHKAEDSAFMWSSYEGEFPHSIEHELTFFNWNEEIGGYSVNTEIHHERTYPIQTFLDILKDVGFKNIKVTADFGKNEPQSDSTRWFFESEK, encoded by the coding sequence ATGATCTATAATTCATTTGCTAGAGTATATAGTGAATTGATGGATGACTCACTGTATCAAGAATGGGCTAATTATGTAAAATCACACGCGCCATCTGAAGCAAAAAATTTGTTGGATGTTGCCTGTGGAACAGGTGATTTAACAATTTTATTAGCTAATGATTTTGATGTTACAGGGACTGATTTGTCCGAAGAGATGCTTAATATTGCTGATGAAAAGGCTAAAGAGGCAAAAGTGAATATTCCGTTTGAACAAAGTAATATGATGGATCTTTATACTTTTGATAACTATGATGTTATCACTTGTTTTGATGATTCAATTTGTTATCTTGGTGATGAGGATGAATTATACATTACTTTCAAGCAAGCTTTTGATCATCTCAATGGAGGTGGAAAGTATTTGTTTGATGCTCATTCACTATACCAAATGGATGAAGTGTTCCCTGGCTATATGTTCAATCATAAAGCTGAAGATTCTGCGTTCATGTGGAGTAGTTATGAAGGTGAATTTCCACACAGCATTGAACATGAATTAACATTTTTCAATTGGAATGAAGAAATCGGCGGATACTCAGTAAACACTGAAATCCATCATGAGAGAACTTATCCAATTCAAACATTTTTAGATATTTTGAAGGATGTTGGATTCAAAAATATCAAAGTGACTGCAGATTTTGGTAAGAATGAGCCTCAAAGTGATTCTACTCGATGGTTTTTTGAATCAGAGAAATAG
- the rplT gene encoding 50S ribosomal protein L20, with amino-acid sequence MPRVKGGTVTRKRRKKVLKLAKGYRGSKHITFKAAHTQIMVSYRYAFRDRRQVKRDFRKLWIARINAAARMNEISYSKLMHGLKLANVDINRKMLAQIAIEDPKAFTSLADTAKKALA; translated from the coding sequence ATGCCACGTGTAAAAGGTGGAACAGTAACTCGCAAACGTCGTAAGAAAGTTTTAAAATTAGCTAAAGGATATCGTGGATCAAAACATATCACTTTTAAAGCAGCACATACACAAATCATGGTTTCATACCGTTATGCATTCCGTGATCGTCGTCAAGTTAAGCGTGATTTCCGTAAGTTATGGATCGCAAGAATTAACGCAGCTGCAAGAATGAATGAAATCAGTTACAGCAAATTGATGCATGGTTTGAAACTAGCAAACGTTGATATCAACCGTAAGATGTTGGCTCAAATTGCTATTGAAGATCCTAAAGCATTTACAAGTTTAGCAGATACAGCTAAGAAAGCTTTAGCTTAA
- the gndA gene encoding NADP-dependent phosphogluconate dehydrogenase, which produces MSKPTIGVIGMAVMGKNLALNIESRGYTVAIFNRTGSKTENVAKEHADKNLVPSYTIEDFVNSLEKPRRIIMMVKAGAGTDAVINELIPLLDKGDVLIDGGNTFFEDTIERNQRLDKSGINFIGMGVSGGELGALQGPSLMPGGQKEAYDLVAPILEQISAKADEDGKPCVTYIGANGAGHYVKMVHNGIEYGDMELISESYNLLSHLYNNDLNKVADTFKDWNKGELSSYLIDITANILTRKDDQGSDDFIVNKIMDKAGNKGTGKWSSQSALELGVPQSLITSAVYGRYISAYKDERVKASKVLDGPKAAPDINVDEFVEKIRKALYFSKIMSYAQGFAQMKAAGEHYDWDLDFGKIAQIWRAGCIIRAQFLQKITDAYDKDANLDNLLLDDYFENIVENYQDAIRDVVSYAVKAGIPVSGFMSAVSYYDQYRSEVLPANLIQAQRDFFGAHTYERNDKPGIFHYSWYEEQ; this is translated from the coding sequence ATGAGCAAACCAACAATCGGTGTTATTGGAATGGCAGTCATGGGTAAGAACTTGGCTTTGAATATTGAAAGCCGCGGTTACACTGTCGCCATTTTTAATAGAACTGGCTCAAAAACTGAAAATGTTGCAAAAGAACATGCTGATAAAAATTTGGTACCGAGCTACACAATCGAGGATTTCGTAAATTCTCTTGAAAAACCACGTCGTATAATCATGATGGTTAAAGCTGGAGCTGGTACAGATGCTGTTATCAACGAGTTAATTCCACTTCTTGACAAAGGGGACGTCTTGATTGATGGTGGTAACACATTCTTTGAAGACACAATCGAAAGAAACCAACGTCTTGATAAATCAGGAATTAACTTTATTGGAATGGGTGTTTCTGGTGGTGAATTGGGTGCTCTTCAAGGTCCTTCACTTATGCCAGGTGGACAAAAAGAAGCTTATGATCTAGTTGCTCCAATTTTGGAACAAATTTCAGCTAAAGCCGATGAAGATGGGAAGCCATGTGTTACATATATTGGTGCTAATGGTGCAGGTCACTATGTCAAAATGGTTCACAATGGTATCGAATATGGTGATATGGAATTAATTTCTGAAAGCTACAACTTGCTTTCACACTTGTATAACAACGACTTGAATAAAGTCGCTGATACATTTAAAGACTGGAACAAGGGTGAATTATCCAGTTATTTGATTGATATTACTGCTAATATTTTGACAAGAAAAGACGATCAAGGTTCTGATGACTTTATCGTCAACAAGATTATGGATAAAGCCGGTAACAAGGGTACTGGTAAATGGAGTTCACAAAGTGCTTTGGAACTTGGTGTTCCACAATCACTAATTACTTCAGCTGTGTATGGCCGTTATATTTCTGCATACAAAGATGAACGTGTTAAAGCAAGCAAGGTCCTTGATGGTCCTAAGGCCGCTCCTGACATTAATGTCGATGAGTTTGTTGAAAAAATCCGTAAGGCCTTGTACTTCAGTAAAATCATGAGTTATGCTCAAGGATTTGCTCAAATGAAGGCTGCCGGTGAACACTATGATTGGGATCTTGATTTTGGTAAGATTGCCCAGATCTGGCGTGCTGGTTGTATCATTAGAGCCCAATTCTTGCAAAAGATTACTGATGCGTATGACAAAGATGCCAATTTGGATAACTTGTTACTTGATGACTACTTTGAAAATATTGTTGAAAACTATCAAGATGCTATTCGTGATGTTGTTAGTTATGCTGTTAAAGCTGGAATTCCAGTTTCAGGATTTATGTCAGCAGTTTCATATTACGATCAATATCGTTCCGAAGTATTGCCTGCTAACTTGATTCAAGCACAAAGAGATTTCTTTGGTGCACACACATACGAGAGAAATGATAAGCCAGGTATTTTCCACTATTCTTGGTATGAAGAACAATAA
- the rpmI gene encoding 50S ribosomal protein L35: MPKQKTHRASAKRFKKTANGGWKRSHAYTSHRFHGKTKKQRRQLAKPGMVSSSDMKRIKQMLATY; encoded by the coding sequence ATGCCTAAACAAAAAACACACCGCGCATCAGCCAAGAGATTCAAGAAAACAGCTAATGGTGGTTGGAAAAGAAGTCATGCTTACACAAGTCACCGTTTCCACGGAAAGACAAAGAAGCAACGTCGTCAATTGGCAAAACCAGGCATGGTTTCATCAAGTGATATGAAACGTATCAAACAAATGCTAGCAACATACTAA
- the rsfS gene encoding ribosome silencing factor, with amino-acid sequence MNSKEIMEIAVKAADSKHANDIKVLDISKVSIMTDYFVIMDANSQRQVGAIVQEILDQAGENDIKVGHVEGKRDSEWILIDLHDVVIHVFTTEQRDFYNLEKLWSDAPEVDVSSLVTANDL; translated from the coding sequence TTGAATTCAAAAGAAATTATGGAAATTGCTGTGAAAGCAGCCGATAGCAAACACGCTAATGACATTAAAGTATTAGATATTAGTAAAGTAAGCATTATGACAGATTATTTCGTAATCATGGATGCCAACTCTCAAAGACAAGTGGGAGCAATTGTTCAAGAGATTCTTGACCAAGCTGGCGAAAATGATATTAAAGTCGGTCATGTGGAAGGTAAAAGAGATTCCGAATGGATTCTAATTGACCTTCATGATGTTGTTATTCATGTATTTACAACAGAACAACGTGACTTCTACAACCTTGAAAAACTATGGTCAGACGCTCCAGAAGTAGATGTATCAAGTTTGGTAACGGCAAATGATCTATAA